CGTTACTTTGTTCTCGCGCAACAGCGGCAAGCTCATGGCTGTGGCTAAAGGAGCACGCAGACCGAAGAGCCGGTTCGGTGCCGCGCTGGAGCGATTCGCAGTGTCAAGGGTTACATTCTACTGGCACGAGAATCGGACTCGCTACACACTCTCGGATGCTGAGCTGATACGGTCTTTTCCAGCGCTGGCCGAACTTCCCCAGCGATACCTTGCTGCTGAGCAGATAACTGAGTTCTTGCTCCGCACTGGCCGACCGTTTGACCCGGCACACTATGTGCTACACGAAGGTACTGGTCAGCTTTTCCGGCTTACTACGGCATACCTTGAAGTTCTGGAGGCATCCAAGAGCAACTTCAGGCAACTGGTCGCATCTTACCTATTGAAGGCAGCCAGCTTTCTCGGTTTCCGACCCGAACTCGAACGGTGCGTGTTGTGTCGCCGGATGCTATCCGGGCACCAGGTGAGCTTTGACTCGGAAAGGGGAGGAACGGTCTGCCAGCAATGCCGGCCCGCGCCCAAAGGCAGAACACTGTCGGAGGTCGAACGCCGGGCACTCGCGCAGCTTCTGCGTCTGCCAGCCGCTCGTCTTGGCGCTGCCAGTGATATTGGAGCTCTAGATGCTGACTTTCTTCCGCTTGCTCTTGAGTACGTTTCCAGCCACCTTGACCCGTTGATTCTGAATTCTTTCAGGTGGGAGACACTATAGGCTGGCGCCGGGGAGGACTTTGCAAGACGGCGGGGCTATGCGCCCCGCCGTAATAAGAATAAGCTGCCGGTCAGCGACAGACTACGAGTTTGGCAACAGGTGATTCGGCACCAGCCAGACGGGCAAAATAGATACCCTCGGCCATTCGCCGGCCATCCAGGACTGCTGTGCCCCGGGAGATAGGGAACGTCTGGATAAGCGTACCGGTTGCATCATAAACCTCGACCGCTTGGGCTGGGCTTGGCGCAGACAGCCGCAACCAGCTCTTGTTGCCGAACGGGTTCGGAGTAACGGCGATGCGGAGCCGTTCGGTAGTCGGTACCGGCCCGAGCCACTCACTAATCCCGGTCGCAGTTATCATCGCGTTGGCCATTACATCTTCGTCTGCATGCCGGCTCGGAGCCCAGACGCCGGTATATTCCCAGGACTGGCCGGCATAGGGCGGAGTCGAGTCGCCACCAAACGACGGTGCGCTGGGAACTGCCGACATTGCACCGACAAAGAATGCTCCTTCAGTTATTACTGCTGGAGTCGGGAGGTTCAGTGG
The window above is part of the candidate division WOR-3 bacterium genome. Proteins encoded here:
- the recO gene encoding DNA repair protein RecO, with product MPRIIKTEVICLASERYRESSKVVTLFSRNSGKLMAVAKGARRPKSRFGAALERFAVSRVTFYWHENRTRYTLSDAELIRSFPALAELPQRYLAAEQITEFLLRTGRPFDPAHYVLHEGTGQLFRLTTAYLEVLEASKSNFRQLVASYLLKAASFLGFRPELERCVLCRRMLSGHQVSFDSERGGTVCQQCRPAPKGRTLSEVERRALAQLLRLPAARLGAASDIGALDADFLPLALEYVSSHLDPLILNSFRWETL